One genomic region from Sulfurimonas sp. encodes:
- a CDS encoding IS3 family transposase, translating into MSAKRKSYSANFKAKVVLEVLEGEKTVNEIASGYEVLPLSLRNWKKQFLENMSLAFDKSTVVKEYKDEIDTLKYEKDAIAKKLGETIVEKDFLVEKLKSLASSKERKTLLDAKHKLSQNKQCQLLQVSKSSLYYTPTKPFSRGKDLKILDAINNIYSDFPSYGSRRIHAQLLRDGYSIGKKFVKKAMKYMGIEALYPKPKTTTANKEHYKYPYLLKDFRDYAGRVVIEKTNQVWSTDITYIKLEKGFVYLAAIIDWHSKKILSWKLSNTMDISLVKSVLNEALAFYPKPEIFNTDQGSQYTSKVHVDILKKHNIKISMDGKGRATDNICIERFWRSIKYEEIYLNEYKNIKSLNRAIKIYMNSYNKKRLHSAIGYKTPNEVYYKAVNNLDPKGAKLLPLVS; encoded by the coding sequence ATGAGTGCAAAAAGAAAAAGTTATAGTGCAAATTTTAAAGCAAAAGTAGTACTGGAAGTTTTAGAGGGTGAAAAAACTGTTAATGAAATAGCTAGTGGATATGAAGTCCTACCTCTAAGTTTAAGAAATTGGAAAAAACAGTTTCTTGAGAATATGTCATTAGCATTTGATAAAAGTACTGTTGTAAAAGAATACAAAGATGAAATTGATACTCTTAAATATGAAAAAGATGCAATTGCAAAAAAACTTGGAGAGACAATTGTTGAGAAGGATTTTCTTGTGGAAAAGCTAAAAAGCTTGGCCTCATCTAAAGAGAGAAAAACTCTACTTGATGCTAAGCATAAATTATCACAGAATAAGCAGTGTCAATTGCTACAGGTAAGTAAGTCGAGTTTGTACTATACTCCAACTAAACCGTTTAGTAGAGGTAAAGACTTGAAAATATTAGATGCTATAAATAATATATATTCAGACTTTCCATCATATGGAAGTAGAAGAATTCATGCTCAACTTTTAAGAGATGGGTATAGCATAGGGAAAAAGTTCGTTAAGAAAGCTATGAAGTATATGGGTATAGAAGCCTTGTATCCTAAGCCTAAGACCACTACAGCAAACAAAGAACATTATAAGTATCCATATCTCCTAAAAGATTTTAGAGATTATGCTGGACGTGTTGTAATTGAAAAAACTAATCAAGTCTGGAGTACAGATATTACTTATATCAAACTGGAAAAAGGCTTTGTATATTTAGCCGCAATAATAGATTGGCATAGTAAAAAAATACTCTCATGGAAACTTTCTAACACAATGGATATTTCCTTAGTTAAAAGTGTGTTAAATGAAGCACTCGCATTTTATCCTAAACCAGAGATATTTAACACAGACCAGGGAAGTCAATATACTTCAAAAGTTCATGTTGATATTCTCAAAAAACACAACATTAAAATTTCAATGGATGGAAAAGGTAGAGCTACTGATAATATTTGCATCGAAAGATTCTGGCGAAGTATTAAGTATGAAGAAATTTATCTGAATGAATATAAGAATATAAAATCTCTCAATCGAGCAATAAAAATATATATGAACTCTTACAACAAAAAAAGATTACATTCGGCGATTGGATATAAAACTCCAAATGAAGTTTATTATAAAGCTGTCAATAATTTAGATCCTAAAGGAGCAAAACTGTTACCACTGGTATCGTAA
- a CDS encoding uracil-DNA glycosylase, protein MLSKSWSKFLYAQMQENYYKKLQCFIDKEYKEQIIYPKREDIFRAFDLIEVEKVKVVIIGQDPYHGENQANGLAFSVWDECKIPPSLKNIFKELVDDIGCEYPKSGNLTSWAKDGVLLINTVLTVQSSKANSHKAKGWELFTDFIIKELSLKHENIVFILWGNPSIKKASFIDESKHLVLKSPHPSPLSSYRGFFGSKPFSKTNEYLKQHSKEEINWCLS, encoded by the coding sequence ATGTTAAGTAAATCTTGGTCAAAATTTTTATACGCACAGATGCAAGAAAATTACTATAAAAAACTTCAATGCTTTATAGATAAAGAGTACAAAGAACAAATAATTTATCCAAAACGAGAAGATATATTTCGAGCTTTTGATTTGATAGAAGTAGAGAAAGTAAAAGTTGTTATAATTGGTCAAGACCCTTATCATGGTGAAAATCAAGCAAATGGCTTGGCATTCTCAGTTTGGGATGAATGTAAAATACCACCTTCACTAAAAAATATATTTAAAGAGTTAGTAGATGACATAGGGTGTGAGTATCCAAAGTCAGGAAACTTAACATCATGGGCTAAAGATGGAGTTTTGCTTATAAACACTGTTTTAACAGTACAAAGTTCAAAAGCAAATTCTCATAAAGCTAAAGGCTGGGAACTGTTTACCGATTTTATCATCAAAGAGTTGTCTCTAAAACATGAAAATATTGTTTTTATTTTGTGGGGTAATCCATCTATAAAAAAAGCTTCATTTATAGATGAGAGTAAGCATCTAGTCTTAAAATCACCACATCCATCGCCACTATCTTCTTACCGTGGTTTTTTTGGTTCTAAGCCGTTTTCAAAAACAAATGAATATTTAAAGCAACACTCAAAAGAAGAGATTAATTGGTGTTTATCTTAA
- a CDS encoding trypsin-like peptidase domain-containing protein, with the protein MNTQDILDTYVDNIIQIMTPYGSGTGFIIDDLIITNSHVVSGLKEVVISSKLIKRTIAKVIYDDNDYDLAFISLEHLASKNPLTLSSTIVKDGDTTIAIGHPYGLNYTATEGIVSKASRLQDDLEYIQIDAAINPGNSGGPLLNTQGEVIGVNTFIVQNANNLGFALPYFYVEETIKNFKNIQQINIIKCPSCKNLIQEKEIKNDYCFECGTKLAVARQRRKGYKPSGATKLIEEILSALEINVTLARRSQASWRVESGSARVEINYYENGIIIGDSKLCAIPKNKIDEIYDYLLSENKKLSYLQFSINENNIYISYLIVDSSLTLEEGKIAFKRLLTLSNEYDDILINKYKAIKLKRDEEDE; encoded by the coding sequence ATGAATACACAAGATATACTAGACACTTATGTAGATAACATCATTCAGATTATGACTCCTTATGGTTCTGGGACAGGTTTTATTATCGATGATTTAATTATTACAAACTCTCATGTGGTAAGTGGGTTAAAAGAAGTAGTAATAAGTTCAAAACTCATCAAAAGAACAATAGCAAAAGTTATTTATGATGATAACGACTATGATTTAGCCTTTATATCTTTGGAGCATTTAGCATCTAAGAATCCCCTAACTCTCTCTTCAACGATCGTAAAAGATGGAGATACAACTATCGCTATTGGTCACCCTTATGGACTCAACTATACAGCAACTGAAGGAATTGTATCAAAAGCATCTAGACTTCAAGATGATTTAGAATATATCCAAATAGATGCAGCCATAAATCCGGGAAATAGTGGAGGACCTCTTTTAAATACACAGGGAGAAGTTATAGGAGTAAATACTTTTATAGTTCAAAATGCAAATAATTTGGGTTTTGCCCTTCCCTACTTTTATGTTGAAGAAACAATAAAAAATTTCAAAAACATACAGCAGATAAACATCATAAAATGTCCATCTTGCAAGAACCTCATACAAGAAAAAGAGATAAAAAATGATTACTGTTTTGAGTGTGGAACAAAACTAGCCGTTGCAAGACAAAGAAGAAAAGGGTATAAACCTTCTGGTGCAACAAAACTTATAGAAGAGATTTTATCTGCCTTAGAAATAAATGTAACTTTAGCTAGACGCTCTCAAGCTTCTTGGAGAGTTGAGAGTGGAAGTGCGAGAGTAGAGATAAACTACTATGAAAATGGCATCATTATAGGCGACTCAAAACTATGTGCTATTCCAAAAAATAAAATAGATGAGATATATGACTACCTTTTAAGTGAAAATAAAAAATTATCATATTTGCAGTTTTCTATAAATGAAAATAATATATATATATCTTATCTTATAGTAGATTCGTCGTTGACACTCGAAGAAGGTAAAATCGCTTTTAAACGCCTACTTACTCTGTCTAATGAGTATGATGATATTCTTATAAACAAATATAAAGCCATAAAATTAAAACGAGATGAGGAAGATGAATGA
- a CDS encoding secretin N-terminal domain-containing protein has translation MIFISDYPKNIKVIKKIIKKIDVKLNNIVVMYEVKHIRAKELLTYLNESSKFLFNISLKSDKVKILLHEDLNSIIVIGKKSNILVIENLIKKFDVASTNNQTLKVFNLKNAKADEVFKALINIINNQKFSDESLKPNISKSDDINSIIVVGVPHIIKALEPLIKELDKEKYQVYVEARIIDINKKNSEDLGIKYNFDGARLLSSGGLLSFSSNFSGIVPIQGLIGKNLSSSLVGDGLALGASIDFLQTNGASKSISNPSILCVNNKESSIYVGKTISLQSGSVSASDNGVTNSYVRTDIGLTLKIIPRVSSSDKVTLEVSIVLENIIDDGSNNETGQPVTSKQEVKTQTILRHGENIIIGGLVRSYTLDSKSQVPLLGDIPFLGALFRSTSTTNEQDNLVIILTPYIIDNSEKLSQLQKDLGTLSKLQDEYNLKAFNKFENQGFKDD, from the coding sequence ATGATATTTATTAGTGATTATCCAAAGAATATAAAAGTGATAAAAAAGATAATTAAGAAAATAGATGTAAAGTTAAATAATATAGTTGTTATGTATGAAGTCAAACATATAAGAGCTAAAGAACTTTTGACATATCTTAACGAAAGTTCTAAATTTCTTTTTAACATTTCTTTAAAATCTGACAAGGTTAAAATTTTACTTCATGAGGATTTAAACTCTATCATTGTTATTGGTAAAAAATCTAATATTTTAGTAATAGAAAATTTAATAAAAAAGTTTGATGTAGCATCTACGAATAACCAAACATTAAAAGTTTTTAATCTTAAAAATGCTAAAGCTGATGAAGTTTTTAAAGCTCTTATTAATATTATAAATAATCAAAAATTTAGTGATGAATCTTTAAAACCAAATATTTCTAAAAGTGATGATATCAATTCTATTATAGTTGTAGGTGTTCCTCACATTATAAAGGCTCTTGAACCGCTTATAAAAGAGCTAGACAAGGAAAAGTATCAAGTATATGTAGAAGCTCGTATAATAGATATAAATAAAAAAAATTCAGAAGATTTAGGTATTAAATATAATTTTGATGGTGCTAGGCTTCTATCTAGTGGTGGATTGCTTTCTTTTAGTTCTAACTTTAGTGGTATTGTTCCTATTCAAGGTTTGATAGGTAAAAACTTATCATCTTCACTCGTTGGTGATGGTTTGGCTCTTGGTGCATCTATTGATTTTCTTCAAACAAATGGTGCAAGTAAATCAATCTCTAATCCTTCTATTCTTTGTGTTAATAATAAAGAATCATCTATATATGTTGGTAAAACTATTTCTTTACAAAGTGGCTCTGTTTCTGCTTCTGACAATGGTGTCACAAATTCCTATGTCAGAACTGATATAGGACTTACTTTAAAAATAATTCCTCGTGTTTCTTCATCTGACAAAGTCACCTTAGAAGTATCAATAGTTTTAGAAAATATAATTGATGATGGTAGTAATAACGAAACTGGTCAACCAGTAACCTCTAAACAAGAAGTGAAAACACAAACAATATTAAGACATGGCGAAAATATAATTATTGGTGGTTTAGTAAGAAGTTACACTTTGGATTCTAAGTCACAAGTTCCATTATTAGGAGATATTCCTTTTCTTGGTGCATTATTCAGAAGTACATCAACAACAAATGAGCAAGATAATTTAGTGATTATTTTGACTCCATATATTATTGATAATAGTGAGAAATTATCTCAACTTCAAAAGGATTTAGGAACATTATCAAAACTACAAGATGAGTATAATTTAAAAGCTTTTAATAAGTTTGAAAATCAAGGTTTTAAAGATGATTGA
- a CDS encoding restriction endonuclease: MNLDMTSILLGVLSNIPWWAYPLLILGIYIKIKMGNMDLEQKIRKEQKIYDKINEEKYSFKENKLTNEQKKEKGNKYETYICKHFEKEGYLTVPHGKNHGKKDDGIDIILKRDKKILFIQCKDWNIKNKHRIDSKEIQYTRMNVRDYIEKNKIFEMYDWKILYVTSDDILDDSGEYKIREYSSEIEHRVIPII; the protein is encoded by the coding sequence ATGAATCTAGATATGACAAGCATATTATTAGGCGTATTGTCAAACATACCATGGTGGGCTTATCCTCTTTTAATATTAGGAATTTATATAAAAATAAAAATGGGTAATATGGATTTAGAACAGAAAATAAGAAAAGAACAAAAAATATATGACAAAATAAATGAAGAAAAATATTCTTTTAAAGAAAATAAACTAACAAATGAACAAAAAAAAGAAAAAGGAAATAAATACGAAACATATATATGTAAACACTTTGAAAAAGAAGGTTATTTAACAGTACCACATGGAAAAAATCATGGTAAAAAAGATGATGGTATAGATATTATTCTCAAAAGAGATAAAAAAATATTATTTATACAATGTAAAGATTGGAATATAAAAAATAAACATAGAATTGATAGTAAAGAAATACAATATACAAGAATGAATGTAAGGGACTATATAGAAAAAAATAAAATATTTGAAATGTATGATTGGAAAATATTATATGTTACATCAGATGATATCTTAGATGATAGTGGAGAATATAAGATTAGAGAATATTCTAGTGAGATAGAGCATAGGGTTATACCTATAATATAA
- a CDS encoding endonuclease/exonuclease/phosphatase family protein, giving the protein MKIATYNVENLFDLNKNGYKYKEYKPFSKSLWNKKNYKIKLQNITKVIIDIDADIIALQEVHSIDALKDLRLMLKKNGLYYQYYKITDKKPTAIHVAFLSKFPFIYTKELQVTSSYKYRNILEIKLNIDGENLYLFANHWKAKSGPESMRITSAKILRKRVQEVGNEKNIILLGDFNSDYEEYIKFKRKRRHNDTGGKTGINHVLRTIKQEKNSFYNLWYDAKEKDRYSYIFRGKKEALDNILISQSLLKKGGISYVKASIRNLDKKYLFKKKNIYRWQVSRARVPKHKGKGYSDHLPVIAKFKINTN; this is encoded by the coding sequence TTGAAAATTGCAACTTACAATGTAGAAAATCTTTTTGATTTAAATAAAAATGGCTATAAATACAAAGAGTACAAACCTTTTTCAAAATCTCTTTGGAACAAAAAAAACTATAAAATAAAACTACAAAACATAACAAAAGTCATAATAGATATAGATGCTGACATTATAGCACTTCAAGAAGTTCACTCTATAGACGCACTAAAAGATTTACGACTTATGCTTAAAAAAAATGGTTTGTATTACCAATATTATAAAATTACAGATAAAAAACCTACTGCTATACATGTTGCATTTTTGAGTAAATTTCCCTTTATTTATACAAAAGAATTACAAGTGACTTCATCTTACAAATATAGAAATATTTTAGAAATTAAACTAAATATAGATGGGGAAAACTTATACTTATTTGCAAATCATTGGAAAGCAAAATCAGGTCCTGAGAGTATGAGGATAACATCTGCTAAAATATTAAGAAAAAGAGTCCAAGAAGTTGGTAATGAGAAAAATATAATCTTACTAGGTGATTTTAACTCAGACTATGAAGAGTACATAAAATTTAAACGCAAGAGAAGACATAACGATACAGGTGGAAAGACTGGGATAAACCATGTTTTAAGGACAATAAAACAAGAAAAAAACAGTTTCTATAACCTTTGGTATGATGCAAAAGAAAAAGATAGATACTCTTACATTTTTAGAGGTAAAAAAGAAGCCTTAGATAATATTTTGATTTCACAGTCCCTTCTTAAAAAAGGTGGTATCTCTTATGTAAAGGCTTCTATAAGAAACTTAGATAAAAAATATCTTTTTAAAAAGAAAAATATATACAGATGGCAAGTCTCACGAGCTAGAGTTCCTAAACATAAAGGCAAGGGTTACTCTGATCATCTACCCGTTATAGCAAAGTTTAAGATAAACACCAATTAA
- a CDS encoding zonular occludens toxin domain-containing protein, whose protein sequence is MIDYFFGKPRTGKTYRAVDILYTDYLKDENISPKFTNIITNIGGFKFKEVNQLFRDRGSKSVAYKLVWKDLYIHLSKLYEMALDDKSDEELNRYAYSHKINDALIILDEASLFMKRYDDVISWWLAYHGHFKMRIIIIAQSPKQINAEYLVHAEIYYEAQPQSKQLASNKLRYIHYSEPYFVKDNKFSSNTITSDKKIFDLYKSGEVDKPKKMLIRFIVYILLALFISASFFKFLLYRLTPDTPDTVENQSNSVTSTYEDVDYPPPKSDDYLLSVRCNKRYCWNTDSKYDGNEISLNYFKFIVIKHSLELEFSEIINEVYILTPYSKGLSKSTLSKLTDYYYFIPKELKTKELKQFFIAKEIEKNKRKEFNINPFNMNMNEENARTSALARTSKSE, encoded by the coding sequence ATGATTGATTATTTTTTTGGTAAACCTAGAACTGGTAAAACTTATAGAGCTGTTGACATTCTATATACCGATTATTTAAAAGATGAAAATATTTCTCCAAAGTTTACTAACATTATTACTAATATAGGTGGTTTTAAATTTAAAGAAGTAAATCAACTCTTTAGAGATAGAGGTTCTAAATCAGTAGCTTATAAATTAGTTTGGAAGGATTTATATATTCATCTGTCTAAGTTATATGAGATGGCACTTGACGACAAGAGTGATGAAGAATTAAATAGATATGCATATAGTCATAAAATAAATGACGCTCTAATAATTCTTGATGAAGCTTCTTTATTTATGAAGAGATACGATGATGTTATTTCGTGGTGGTTAGCATATCATGGTCATTTTAAAATGAGAATTATAATTATTGCTCAAAGTCCTAAACAGATAAATGCTGAGTACCTTGTACATGCTGAAATATATTATGAGGCTCAACCTCAAAGTAAACAATTAGCCAGTAATAAACTTAGGTATATACACTATAGTGAGCCTTACTTTGTGAAAGATAATAAATTTTCTTCTAATACTATTACTTCTGACAAAAAAATATTTGATTTATATAAAAGTGGAGAAGTTGATAAACCTAAAAAAATGTTAATTAGATTTATTGTATATATTTTATTAGCTCTTTTTATATCTGCTTCTTTTTTTAAATTTTTACTTTATAGACTTACTCCTGATACTCCTGATACAGTAGAAAACCAATCCAATAGTGTTACATCAACCTATGAAGATGTTGATTATCCACCTCCAAAGTCTGATGATTATTTATTGTCTGTTCGTTGCAATAAGCGTTATTGTTGGAATACTGATTCTAAATATGATGGTAACGAGATATCTTTAAACTATTTTAAATTTATAGTTATTAAGCACTCTTTAGAATTAGAATTTAGTGAGATTATAAATGAGGTTTATATACTTACTCCTTATTCAAAAGGTTTAAGTAAATCTACATTATCAAAGCTAACTGATTATTATTATTTCATACCTAAAGAGCTTAAAACAAAAGAGCTAAAACAGTTTTTTATTGCAAAAGAAATAGAAAAAAATAAAAGAAAAGAGTTTAATATCAATCCATTTAATATGAATATGAACGAAGAGAACGCAAGGACGAGCGCCTTAGCGAGGACGAGCAAAAGCGAGTGA
- a CDS encoding M3 family metallopeptidase codes for MISKFLKFSVELDNFISDLETIIKANNDKIQTMLKQKSKTYASFVKPIQMLEENLEHFFTPLSHLNSVNNSDETQKIYAESLPIITEYSTKLSQNLDIYNAYKEIQTNEKDTLNFEQKRVIELNILNFELSGAHLDAKVKQRLGAINIKLSELSNNFSQNLLDATNDYEYIIEDEADIEGIPQSDIQSAEFTERGKVKYKFTLQMPSYIAYMTYGKNAKIREALYKAYVTRAPQNAKIIDELLALKDEMSKILGFDNYAQYSIKSKMAKDENSVVDFLQTLVSQSINQAKEELGEVQKMSDKPLQSFDSAYYSELLKKEKYEIDEEVYRPYFEQKRVVSGMFEFLNKLFAIEFKKVKEKLWDKKASSYDLYLDGKLKARLYLDLEARKTKRGGAWMHNWQSHCLDNENKEQLASAFIVCNFPPSTSKSPSLLRHDDVVTLFHEMGHAIHHMLSDVNENEVSGVNGVEWDAVEFPSQFLENFAYEPSVLKLFASHYESGKIISDEMIQKLVKSKNFLSASGMLRQLEFSIFDFKLHTKAYKGDEVQNLLDAIREKTALIKTPTYNKFQNGFAHIFAGGYAAGYYSYKWAEVLSADAFFSVIDEGIFNSKTAKKYIDIILSGGGAKSMEVYFKELMGREPEPQNLLRLNGIN; via the coding sequence ATGATAAGTAAATTTTTAAAATTTAGTGTAGAGTTAGATAACTTTATAAGTGATTTAGAAACAATAATCAAAGCGAACAATGATAAAATACAAACAATGCTAAAGCAAAAGAGCAAAACTTATGCTTCTTTTGTAAAACCTATACAGATGCTAGAAGAGAACTTAGAACATTTTTTCACTCCCTTGTCGCATCTAAACTCTGTAAATAACTCAGATGAAACACAAAAAATTTATGCAGAGTCTTTACCAATTATAACTGAGTATTCTACAAAATTATCTCAAAATTTAGATATTTACAATGCTTATAAAGAGATACAAACAAATGAAAAAGACACTCTAAATTTTGAACAAAAAAGAGTAATAGAGCTAAACATACTAAACTTTGAACTTAGTGGTGCACACCTAGATGCAAAAGTAAAACAAAGACTTGGGGCGATAAATATAAAACTAAGCGAGTTGTCAAACAACTTCTCACAAAACCTTCTAGATGCTACAAATGATTATGAGTATATCATAGAAGATGAAGCAGATATTGAGGGAATACCTCAAAGTGATATACAAAGTGCAGAGTTCACAGAAAGAGGAAAAGTAAAGTATAAGTTTACCCTTCAGATGCCATCATATATCGCCTATATGACCTATGGTAAAAACGCAAAAATAAGAGAGGCTTTATATAAAGCTTATGTTACAAGAGCACCACAAAATGCCAAAATCATAGATGAACTACTAGCTTTAAAAGATGAGATGAGTAAAATTCTAGGCTTTGATAATTATGCACAATACTCTATTAAAAGTAAAATGGCAAAAGATGAAAATAGTGTTGTTGATTTTTTGCAAACACTTGTTTCACAGTCAATAAATCAAGCAAAAGAAGAACTGGGAGAAGTTCAAAAAATGTCCGATAAACCACTACAAAGTTTTGATAGTGCTTACTATAGTGAACTTCTTAAAAAAGAAAAATATGAGATAGATGAGGAAGTATATCGACCATACTTTGAGCAAAAAAGAGTTGTGTCTGGAATGTTTGAGTTTTTAAATAAACTTTTTGCTATTGAGTTTAAAAAAGTAAAAGAAAAACTTTGGGATAAAAAGGCTAGTTCTTATGACTTATATCTTGATGGAAAACTAAAAGCAAGACTCTATCTTGACTTAGAAGCTAGAAAAACAAAAAGAGGTGGAGCGTGGATGCATAACTGGCAATCACACTGCTTAGATAATGAAAATAAAGAGCAATTAGCATCTGCGTTTATAGTTTGTAATTTTCCGCCTTCTACTTCAAAATCTCCCTCTTTACTTCGCCATGATGATGTTGTAACTCTTTTTCATGAGATGGGACATGCAATCCATCATATGTTAAGTGATGTCAATGAGAATGAGGTTAGTGGGGTAAATGGGGTAGAATGGGATGCTGTTGAATTTCCATCACAATTTTTAGAAAATTTTGCTTATGAACCAAGCGTTTTAAAACTTTTTGCTTCTCACTATGAAAGTGGGAAAATTATCTCAGATGAGATGATTCAAAAACTTGTAAAAAGTAAAAACTTCTTATCAGCGTCTGGAATGTTAAGACAGTTAGAATTTTCTATATTTGACTTTAAACTACATACAAAAGCCTACAAAGGTGATGAAGTTCAAAACCTCTTAGATGCCATAAGAGAAAAAACTGCTCTTATAAAAACTCCAACTTATAATAAGTTTCAAAATGGTTTTGCTCATATTTTTGCTGGTGGATATGCTGCTGGATATTATAGTTATAAATGGGCAGAAGTTTTAAGTGCAGATGCTTTTTTTAGTGTTATCGATGAGGGGATATTTAACTCCAAAACTGCTAAAAAATATATCGATATCATCTTAAGTGGTGGTGGAGCGAAAAGTATGGAAGTTTATTTTAAAGAGTTGATGGGCAGAGAGCCTGAGCCTCAAAACCTTTTAAGATTAAATGGCATTAATTAG
- a CDS encoding TonB family protein, with protein MKIKLTIIFLLLTSILNASVIATQNMKALYKDVELTEVQEDYILDNQDNNIDIIQKILMIEIRKKNIKYLNEKNVVSFTLTPAGEITKIKFLKTSNDRKLDSITKKAIKKASKVFVKPKEPTQIRFIISYRVGESKRNNYNNQSRQDVSTNIKKPYYMTIERGTTKFNYQSEEYTRVFETTKDGFINMTQEPHGCIKRVTILKDNGEKIAEATGGIFNSINKEAEKGKYKILIQTKKDCKINLDYQ; from the coding sequence ATGAAAATAAAGTTAACGATAATATTTTTACTATTAACATCAATCTTAAATGCAAGTGTTATAGCTACACAAAATATGAAAGCACTTTATAAAGATGTAGAACTAACAGAAGTTCAAGAAGATTATATACTGGATAATCAAGATAATAATATTGATATTATTCAAAAAATACTAATGATAGAAATTAGAAAAAAGAATATTAAATATTTAAATGAAAAAAATGTAGTTAGTTTTACACTTACACCAGCTGGAGAGATAACTAAGATTAAATTTTTAAAAACTAGTAATGATAGAAAACTAGACTCAATAACAAAAAAAGCTATAAAGAAAGCTTCTAAAGTATTTGTAAAACCAAAAGAACCGACACAGATAAGATTTATAATATCTTATAGAGTAGGGGAAAGTAAAAGAAATAATTATAATAATCAATCAAGACAAGATGTGTCAACAAACATTAAAAAACCATACTATATGACAATAGAAAGAGGTACTACAAAATTCAATTATCAAAGTGAAGAATATACAAGAGTATTTGAAACGACTAAAGATGGATTTATAAATATGACACAAGAACCACACGGTTGCATAAAAAGAGTAACGATTTTAAAAGACAATGGAGAAAAGATAGCAGAAGCTACTGGAGGTATATTTAATAGTATTAATAAAGAAGCAGAAAAAGGAAAATATAAAATATTAATACAAACTAAAAAAGATTGTAAAATAAATTTAGATTATCAATAA